Proteins from a genomic interval of Meiothermus sp.:
- the rpsC gene encoding 30S ribosomal protein S3, which yields MGNKINPVGLRLGITRDFESRWYAGKKAYAKTLQEDRLIRALIEKELRQAGLARIDIERAADNVTVMVYAAKPGVVIGRGGETIKRLREALQSQFPGKTVALNVQEVGNPNLSAPLVAQRVAEQIERRFAVRRSIKQAVQRVRESGAQGAKIVVSGRIGGAEQARVEWAAEGRVPLHTLRANIDYGTARAETTYGSLGVKAYVFMGEVIGGKKVVPGAAPAARPAAPKRDQEGKPRRRSAVRKAGATGKEGGE from the coding sequence ATGGGTAACAAGATCAATCCCGTGGGTCTGCGCCTGGGTATCACCCGCGATTTCGAGTCGCGCTGGTATGCCGGCAAAAAAGCCTACGCCAAGACCCTGCAAGAAGACCGCCTAATCCGGGCTCTGATCGAGAAGGAGCTGCGCCAGGCCGGCCTGGCCCGTATCGACATCGAGCGCGCGGCTGACAACGTTACGGTTATGGTGTACGCAGCCAAACCCGGCGTGGTGATCGGGCGTGGGGGCGAGACCATCAAGCGCCTGCGCGAGGCCCTGCAAAGCCAGTTCCCCGGTAAAACCGTGGCCCTCAACGTGCAGGAGGTGGGCAACCCCAACCTTTCCGCGCCCCTGGTGGCTCAGCGCGTGGCCGAGCAAATCGAGCGCCGTTTTGCCGTGCGCCGTAGCATCAAACAAGCTGTCCAGCGTGTGCGTGAATCCGGTGCACAGGGGGCCAAAATCGTGGTTTCGGGTCGGATTGGTGGAGCCGAGCAGGCCCGCGTTGAGTGGGCAGCCGAGGGACGGGTTCCCTTGCACACCCTGCGGGCCAACATCGACTATGGAACGGCTAGGGCCGAGACCACCTACGGCTCGCTGGGCGTCAAGGCCTATGTGTTCATGGGCGAGGTGATCGGCGGCAAGAAGGTGGTGCCAGGCGCTGCACCTGCGGCTCGTCCGGCGGCGCCAAAACGTGATCAGGAAGGCAAACCTCGTCGCCGCTCGGCAGTTCGTAAGGCCGGGGCGACGGGCAAAGAAGGGGGCGAATAA
- the rpmC gene encoding 50S ribosomal protein L29: MPTTKPSELRKLSVAELQKRIQDTKKELMELRFQASIGQLDKNHRVSEAKREIARMMTVLGEKVKEQSPRAKKA; the protein is encoded by the coding sequence ATGCCTACGACGAAGCCCAGTGAGCTGCGCAAACTTTCGGTGGCCGAGCTGCAAAAGCGGATCCAGGACACCAAAAAAGAACTAATGGAGCTGCGCTTCCAAGCCAGCATCGGTCAGCTTGATAAAAACCATCGGGTCTCGGAAGCCAAGCGCGAAATTGCCCGCATGATGACCGTATTGGGCGAGAAAGTAAAAGAACAATCGCCCCGCGCCAAAAAGGCCTAA
- the rpsJ gene encoding 30S ribosomal protein S10: protein MPKIRIKLRGFDHKSLDASAAKIVETARRSGAQVSGPVPLPTRIRRFTVLRSPFKHKDSREHFELRTHNRLVDITDPTPKTIEGLRNLDLPTGVEIELKMVGGR, encoded by the coding sequence ATGCCAAAGATTCGTATCAAACTTCGGGGCTTTGACCACAAGAGCTTGGACGCTTCGGCGGCCAAGATTGTGGAGACGGCCCGCCGTAGCGGGGCCCAGGTGTCAGGGCCGGTGCCGCTGCCGACCCGCATCCGTCGCTTTACCGTGCTGCGGAGTCCCTTCAAGCACAAAGACAGCCGTGAGCACTTTGAGTTGCGCACCCACAATCGCTTGGTGGATATTACCGATCCCACACCCAAAACCATTGAGGGATTGCGCAACCTCGATCTGCCCACCGGGGTAGAGATCGAGCTCAAGATGGTAGGAGGCCGCTAA
- a CDS encoding 50S ribosomal protein L23, translating to MKTPHDVIIQPVLSEKAYGRFADGVYTFWVHPRANKTEIANAVEAAFKVKVVRVNTQNILGKDKRLGRFMGKRPDRKKAIVTVAPGQKIEALEGLI from the coding sequence ATGAAAACGCCCCACGATGTGATTATTCAACCCGTTTTGTCGGAGAAGGCGTACGGCCGGTTTGCCGATGGGGTCTATACCTTTTGGGTGCACCCCAGGGCCAACAAGACCGAGATTGCCAACGCTGTAGAGGCCGCCTTCAAGGTCAAGGTGGTGCGGGTCAATACCCAGAACATCCTGGGTAAAGACAAGCGCCTGGGCCGCTTTATGGGTAAGCGCCCCGACCGTAAGAAAGCTATCGTAACGGTAGCTCCCGGACAGAAGATTGAAGCCCTGGAAGGACTGATCTAA
- the rplC gene encoding 50S ribosomal protein L3 — translation MKGILGTKVGMTQIWKGDKAVPVTVILAGPCPVVQRKTIEKDGYEAVQLGFQSQKPQRVNKPAKGHFAKAGVEPVKYLRELRGFNPEGDTVTVSIFNAGEVVDVTGTSKGHGFTGVMKKWNFAGGNDSHGAHKIHRHGGSIGNRKTPGRVFKGKKMAGRWGNERVTIQGLEVVDVLESENLILVKGSVPGANGSLVVVRQTSKVPAVKAGKGGK, via the coding sequence ATGAAGGGCATCCTTGGGACTAAAGTGGGTATGACCCAGATTTGGAAAGGCGATAAAGCCGTGCCGGTAACGGTGATTTTGGCTGGCCCTTGCCCAGTGGTACAGCGCAAAACTATCGAGAAAGATGGGTACGAAGCGGTACAACTAGGCTTCCAGAGCCAGAAGCCACAGCGGGTCAACAAGCCGGCCAAGGGTCATTTCGCCAAGGCAGGTGTGGAGCCCGTGAAGTACCTGCGTGAACTGCGGGGCTTCAACCCCGAGGGCGACACCGTGACGGTGAGCATTTTCAATGCCGGGGAAGTGGTGGATGTGACGGGTACCTCCAAGGGCCACGGCTTTACTGGTGTGATGAAGAAATGGAATTTTGCCGGTGGCAACGACTCGCACGGTGCCCACAAGATTCACCGCCACGGGGGTTCGATTGGTAACCGCAAGACCCCGGGCCGGGTCTTCAAGGGCAAGAAGATGGCCGGGCGTTGGGGTAACGAGCGCGTGACGATTCAGGGCCTCGAGGTCGTGGATGTGCTCGAGAGCGAGAACCTGATCCTGGTCAAGGGTTCAGTGCCCGGGGCCAACGGCAGCCTTGTGGTGGTGCGCCAGACCAGCAAAGTTCCTGCCGTAAAGGCCGGCAAGGGAGGTAAGTGA
- the rpsG gene encoding 30S ribosomal protein S7: MSRRRQAEIRQLEPDHLYGDVVVTALINRMMRGGKKNLAARIFKQACEVIQEKSGQEPLKVFKAALDNVRPRVEVRSRRVGGANYQVPVEVSPRRQQTLAIRWIVNAFNSRGEREAHQRLAAELLEAAEGKGGAVKKKEDVERMAEANRAYAHYRW, translated from the coding sequence ATGTCGCGGAGAAGACAAGCAGAAATTCGCCAACTCGAGCCCGATCATCTGTACGGCGATGTGGTGGTCACCGCGCTCATCAACCGTATGATGCGCGGCGGTAAGAAGAACCTGGCAGCCCGAATCTTCAAGCAGGCCTGTGAGGTTATCCAGGAGAAAAGCGGGCAGGAACCTCTCAAGGTGTTTAAGGCGGCCCTGGACAATGTGCGCCCCCGCGTGGAGGTGCGCAGCCGCCGGGTGGGTGGGGCCAACTACCAGGTGCCCGTCGAGGTATCGCCCCGCCGCCAGCAGACCCTGGCCATCCGCTGGATCGTGAACGCCTTCAACAGCCGCGGCGAACGCGAGGCCCATCAGCGCCTGGCGGCCGAGCTGCTGGAGGCTGCCGAGGGCAAGGGTGGTGCAGTCAAGAAGAAAGAAGATGTTGAGCGTATGGCCGAAGCCAACCGAGCCTACGCCCACTACCGGTGGTAA
- the rplV gene encoding 50S ribosomal protein L22 codes for MRKRGEAVKDEKAHTYALATARYVRMSPQKVRLVVDLIRGKKLEEARAILKYTPHRASEVVAKVLESAAANGMNDDRKNMIEDQIYVKAAYVDEGPAIKRMLPRARGSANMIKKRTSHITIIVGEKNG; via the coding sequence TTGCGCAAACGCGGTGAAGCCGTCAAGGATGAGAAAGCCCACACCTATGCCCTAGCCACGGCCCGTTATGTCCGTATGTCACCGCAAAAGGTGCGCCTGGTTGTAGACCTGATTCGGGGTAAGAAGCTCGAGGAAGCCCGGGCTATCCTCAAGTACACCCCGCACCGGGCCTCGGAAGTGGTGGCTAAGGTGCTCGAGTCGGCTGCAGCCAACGGCATGAATGACGACCGCAAAAACATGATCGAAGACCAGATCTATGTCAAAGCGGCCTATGTAGACGAAGGCCCCGCCATCAAGCGAATGCTGCCTCGAGCCCGCGGAAGCGCCAACATGATCAAGAAGCGTACCAGCCATATCACCATCATCGTGGGGGAGAAAAATGGGTAA
- the rplD gene encoding 50S ribosomal protein L4, whose translation MYHLPILGSNKTVEAALPEKVKSHVLYEVVRWQLASRRRGTAATKTRGMVNFTTKKMYAQKHTGRARHGDYGAPIFVGGGTVFGPQPRDYSYTLPKKVRKLGLSMALADRAKEGKFFLVEDFKGVSGKTKEFVAWLKAHNLEGPSILLVTSDEKVARAARNLPKVRVLAPEGLNVYDIMRQEVLVMEASAWPGVQAKLGQSVGGEA comes from the coding sequence ATGTATCACCTTCCGATACTCGGAAGCAATAAAACCGTGGAGGCGGCCCTGCCTGAAAAGGTTAAGAGCCACGTGCTCTACGAGGTGGTGCGCTGGCAACTGGCCTCGCGCCGCCGGGGTACCGCGGCCACCAAAACCCGCGGTATGGTGAACTTCACCACCAAAAAAATGTACGCGCAAAAACACACCGGCCGGGCCCGCCACGGCGATTACGGCGCCCCTATTTTTGTGGGTGGTGGCACGGTATTTGGGCCGCAGCCTCGCGACTACAGCTACACCCTGCCCAAGAAGGTGCGCAAGCTGGGCCTCTCCATGGCCCTGGCCGACCGCGCTAAGGAAGGTAAGTTCTTCCTGGTGGAAGACTTCAAGGGCGTGAGCGGCAAAACCAAAGAGTTCGTGGCCTGGCTCAAAGCCCACAACCTCGAGGGCCCTTCCATCCTGCTGGTAACCAGCGACGAAAAGGTGGCTCGTGCGGCCCGCAACCTGCCCAAGGTGCGGGTGCTGGCCCCCGAAGGGCTCAACGTCTACGACATCATGCGCCAGGAAGTTCTGGTGATGGAGGCTTCGGCCTGGCCAGGGGTACAAGCCAAGCTGGGCCAAAGTGTAGGGGGTGAGGCCTGA
- the rplP gene encoding 50S ribosomal protein L16: MLMPKRMKYRKAHRGRMRGTAKGGDYVAFGEWGLVAMEPSWVTSQQIEAARVAMVRHFRRGGKIFIRIFPDKPYTKKPLEVRMGKGKGNVEGYVAVVKPGRVMFEVSGVTEEQAREALRLAGHKLPIQTKVVRRDAYDEAQ; encoded by the coding sequence ATGCTGATGCCCAAGCGCATGAAATACCGCAAGGCCCACCGGGGCCGTATGCGGGGTACAGCCAAGGGCGGCGACTATGTGGCCTTTGGCGAGTGGGGTTTGGTGGCGATGGAGCCCTCGTGGGTTACCAGCCAGCAGATTGAGGCGGCCCGTGTGGCCATGGTGCGCCACTTCCGCCGTGGCGGCAAAATCTTTATCCGTATCTTCCCTGACAAGCCCTATACCAAGAAGCCCTTGGAAGTGCGGATGGGTAAAGGTAAAGGGAACGTAGAGGGGTATGTGGCTGTGGTAAAGCCCGGGCGCGTCATGTTCGAGGTGTCCGGTGTGACCGAGGAGCAAGCCCGTGAAGCCCTGCGCCTGGCCGGCCACAAACTGCCGATTCAGACCAAGGTGGTGAGACGCGATGCCTACGACGAAGCCCAGTGA
- the rplN gene encoding 50S ribosomal protein L14, producing MIQQETVLEVADNTGARKIACIRVMGGHYRKYASVGDVIVASVKEAIPRGMVKEGDVVKAVVVRTAKEIRRQDGSSIRFDTNAAVIINQQNEPRGTRVFGPVARELRERGFMKIVSLAPEVL from the coding sequence GTGATCCAGCAAGAAACCGTACTGGAAGTCGCCGATAATACCGGCGCTCGCAAGATTGCCTGTATCCGGGTGATGGGTGGTCACTACCGCAAGTATGCCAGTGTGGGTGATGTGATCGTGGCTTCGGTCAAGGAAGCCATCCCCCGAGGTATGGTCAAGGAAGGCGACGTAGTTAAAGCGGTAGTGGTGCGGACAGCCAAAGAAATCCGTCGGCAGGACGGTTCTTCTATTCGCTTCGACACCAACGCTGCGGTGATCATCAACCAGCAGAATGAGCCTCGAGGTACCCGTGTCTTTGGGCCGGTCGCCCGCGAACTGCGCGAACGCGGCTTCATGAAGATCGTTTCGCTGGCCCCTGAGGTGCTTTAA
- the rpsL gene encoding 30S ribosomal protein S12, translating to MPTINQLLRKGRTPVVKKSKVPALKGSPFRKGVCTVVRTVTPKKPNSALRKVAKVRLSSQYEVTAYIPGEGHNLQEHSVVLIRGGRVKDLPGVRYHIVRGIYDTQGVKDRKKSRSKYGTKRPKADAKGAAAKGKK from the coding sequence CTGCCAACCATCAACCAACTCCTCCGTAAGGGCCGTACGCCGGTGGTCAAGAAGAGCAAGGTGCCCGCGCTCAAAGGAAGCCCCTTCCGCAAGGGGGTCTGCACCGTGGTGCGTACTGTCACCCCCAAGAAGCCCAACTCGGCGCTGCGCAAGGTAGCCAAGGTTCGGCTCTCGAGCCAGTACGAAGTCACCGCCTACATTCCTGGCGAAGGCCACAACCTGCAAGAACACTCGGTGGTACTGATCCGCGGGGGCCGTGTGAAAGACCTGCCGGGTGTGCGCTACCACATTGTGCGGGGTATCTACGACACCCAGGGCGTGAAAGACCGTAAGAAGAGCCGCTCTAAATACGGCACCAAGCGTCCCAAAGCCGATGCCAAGGGTGCGGCGGCCAAGGGTAAGAAGTAA
- the rplX gene encoding 50S ribosomal protein L24 has product MKIHVKKGDTVVVLSGKEGLRGETGKVKAVMPKEGLVVVEGLNLIKRAVRPNPRNPQGGFIETEAPIHASKVMPICPSCEKPTRIRKKVLPDGTKVRACAKCDGVLDTK; this is encoded by the coding sequence ATGAAAATACACGTCAAAAAAGGGGACACGGTGGTGGTTCTTTCCGGCAAGGAAGGACTTCGCGGTGAAACCGGTAAAGTCAAGGCTGTGATGCCCAAAGAGGGGCTGGTAGTGGTTGAGGGACTAAACCTCATCAAGCGCGCAGTGCGGCCCAACCCCCGCAACCCCCAGGGGGGCTTTATCGAGACCGAGGCGCCCATTCATGCCTCTAAGGTCATGCCAATCTGTCCAAGCTGCGAGAAGCCGACCCGTATCCGCAAGAAAGTGCTGCCCGATGGCACCAAGGTGCGCGCCTGCGCCAAGTGCGATGGCGTGCTGGATACCAAATAA
- the rpsQ gene encoding 30S ribosomal protein S17 — translation MPKKVLTGVVVSDKAQKTVTVLVERQMQHPLYGKVIKQSKKYLAHDENDQYKLGDVVEIREATPISKNKKFVVVGRLEEGRMDLVERYLLRKERGKA, via the coding sequence ATGCCTAAAAAAGTTCTTACCGGCGTGGTGGTGAGCGATAAGGCGCAGAAGACCGTTACGGTTTTGGTCGAGCGCCAGATGCAGCACCCGCTGTACGGCAAGGTGATCAAGCAGTCCAAGAAATACCTTGCCCACGATGAAAACGACCAATACAAGCTGGGCGACGTCGTCGAAATTCGGGAAGCCACCCCCATTTCCAAAAACAAAAAATTTGTGGTGGTGGGGCGCCTCGAGGAGGGCCGTATGGACCTGGTCGAGCGCTATCTCTTGCGTAAGGAGCGTGGTAAAGCGTGA
- the rpsS gene encoding 30S ribosomal protein S19, which yields MPRSLKKGVFVESHLLEKVEAMNAKGEKRVIKTWSRRSTIVPEMIGHTLAVYNGKQHVPVYVTEQMVGHKLGEFSPTRTYRGHSKEAKTAKK from the coding sequence ATGCCACGTAGCTTGAAAAAAGGAGTTTTTGTGGAAAGCCACCTGCTGGAAAAAGTCGAGGCGATGAACGCCAAAGGCGAAAAGCGGGTGATCAAGACCTGGAGCCGCCGGAGCACCATTGTGCCCGAGATGATCGGCCATACCCTGGCGGTTTACAACGGTAAGCAGCACGTGCCGGTTTATGTAACTGAGCAGATGGTCGGGCACAAACTAGGCGAGTTCTCGCCTACCCGCACCTACCGCGGCCACAGCAAAGAGGCCAAGACCGCTAAGAAGTAA
- the rplB gene encoding 50S ribosomal protein L2, protein MAVKKFRPYTPSRRFMTVADFSELTKKRPEKSLTAPMKKTGGRNNQGRTTSRFISGGHKQLYRIIDFRRRDKAGIPARVAAIEYDPNRTARIALLFYRDGEKRYILAPDALKVDTIVSSGPEAPISVGNALPLRFIPVGTVIHAVELEPGKGAKMARSAGTSVQVQGREGDYVILRLPSGELRKVHGECYATIGVVSNADHKNIVLGKAGRTRHLGRKGHVRGTAMNPVDHPHGGGEGRAPRGRPPVSPWGQQAKGLKTRKKKKPSSALIVSRRK, encoded by the coding sequence ATGGCAGTAAAGAAATTCAGACCCTACACCCCATCGCGCCGCTTCATGACGGTGGCCGACTTCTCTGAGCTGACCAAGAAGCGTCCGGAGAAGAGCCTGACCGCCCCGATGAAAAAAACCGGGGGGCGCAACAACCAAGGCCGCACCACCAGCCGCTTTATCTCGGGTGGGCACAAGCAGCTCTACCGCATCATCGACTTCCGTCGGCGGGATAAGGCCGGTATTCCTGCGCGGGTTGCAGCCATTGAGTACGATCCCAACCGCACCGCCCGTATCGCCCTGCTGTTCTACCGCGACGGCGAAAAGCGCTATATTCTGGCCCCCGATGCCCTGAAGGTCGACACCATCGTCTCCAGCGGCCCCGAAGCGCCCATCTCAGTGGGCAACGCCCTGCCGCTGCGCTTTATTCCGGTGGGTACGGTGATTCACGCGGTAGAGCTCGAGCCTGGCAAGGGCGCCAAAATGGCCCGTAGCGCCGGTACTAGCGTGCAGGTGCAGGGCCGCGAAGGTGATTACGTAATCTTGCGCCTGCCCTCTGGTGAGCTGCGCAAAGTGCACGGTGAGTGCTACGCCACCATCGGGGTGGTATCCAACGCCGATCACAAGAACATCGTGCTCGGTAAAGCGGGTCGTACGCGCCACCTTGGCCGAAAAGGCCACGTGCGTGGTACGGCCATGAACCCGGTAGACCACCCGCACGGTGGTGGTGAAGGTCGCGCGCCGCGAGGCCGTCCGCCAGTCTCGCCCTGGGGCCAGCAGGCCAAAGGTCTCAAGACCCGCAAGAAGAAGAAGCCCTCGAGCGCACTCATCGTGTCTCGTCGCAAGTAG
- the tuf gene encoding elongation factor Tu, which yields MAKGVFERTKPHVNVGTIGHVDHGKTTLTAAITFVAAAANPSVEVQAYDQIDKAPEEKARGITINTAHVEYETEKRHYSHVDCPGHADYVKNMITGAAQMDGAILVVSGTDGPMPQTREHILLSRQVGVPYIIVFLNKIDMVDDPELLDLVEMEIRDLLNQYEFPGDDTPIIRGSGLKALEHMMAHPKTQRGENEWVDKIWELLDAIDSYIPTPQRDVDKPFLMPVEDVFTITGRGTVATGRIERGKIKTGEEVEIVGLRETQKTVVTGVEMHRKTLNEGIAGDNVGLLLRGVGREDIERGQVLAKPGSVTPHTKFEASVYILKKEEGGRHTGFFTNYRPQFYFRTTDVTGVVELPKGVEMVMPGDNITFTVELIKPIAMEEGLRFAIREGGRTVGAGVVAKIIE from the coding sequence ATGGCGAAAGGCGTATTTGAGCGCACCAAACCCCACGTAAACGTGGGCACCATCGGACACGTAGACCACGGCAAGACCACTTTGACGGCGGCGATTACCTTTGTAGCGGCGGCGGCCAACCCCAGCGTGGAGGTGCAGGCCTACGACCAGATCGACAAAGCTCCTGAGGAGAAGGCCCGCGGGATTACCATCAACACCGCCCACGTGGAGTACGAGACCGAGAAACGGCACTACTCCCATGTGGACTGCCCCGGCCACGCCGACTACGTCAAGAACATGATCACCGGCGCGGCTCAGATGGACGGGGCCATCCTGGTGGTCTCGGGCACCGACGGCCCTATGCCCCAGACCCGCGAGCACATCCTGCTCTCGCGCCAGGTGGGGGTGCCTTACATCATCGTCTTCCTGAACAAGATCGACATGGTGGACGACCCCGAACTGTTGGATCTGGTGGAGATGGAGATTCGCGACCTGCTGAACCAGTACGAGTTCCCCGGCGACGACACCCCCATCATCCGCGGCTCGGGCCTGAAGGCGCTGGAGCACATGATGGCCCACCCCAAGACCCAGCGGGGTGAGAACGAGTGGGTGGATAAGATCTGGGAGCTGCTGGACGCCATTGACTCCTACATCCCCACCCCCCAGCGGGACGTGGACAAGCCCTTCCTGATGCCAGTGGAAGACGTGTTCACCATCACCGGGCGCGGTACGGTGGCCACGGGCCGGATTGAGCGCGGGAAGATCAAAACCGGTGAGGAAGTGGAGATTGTGGGGCTGCGGGAGACCCAGAAGACCGTGGTAACCGGGGTGGAGATGCACCGCAAAACCCTCAACGAGGGTATTGCCGGGGACAACGTGGGTCTGCTCTTGCGGGGCGTGGGCCGGGAAGACATCGAGCGGGGTCAGGTGCTGGCCAAGCCGGGCAGCGTCACCCCCCACACCAAGTTCGAGGCCTCGGTGTACATCCTGAAGAAGGAGGAAGGTGGCCGGCACACTGGGTTCTTCACCAACTACCGCCCGCAGTTCTACTTCCGCACCACCGACGTGACCGGAGTGGTGGAGCTGCCCAAAGGCGTGGAGATGGTCATGCCCGGTGACAACATCACCTTCACCGTCGAACTCATCAAGCCCATCGCCATGGAGGAAGGTCTGCGCTTCGCCATCCGTGAAGGTGGTCGCACCGTGGGTGCCGGTGTGGTGGCTAAGATCATCGAGTAA
- the fusA gene encoding elongation factor G has protein sequence MSVKTGFDLKLFRNIGIAAHIDAGKTTTTERILYYTGRIHKIGEVHEGAATMDWMEQERERGITITAAVTTANWKHSGTGIEHRINIIDTPGHVDFTIEVERSMRVLDGAVAVFDASQGVEPQSETVWRQADKYRVPRIAFANKMDKTGADIWLVVNTMKERLGAKPVLMQLPIGREDTFKGIVDVLRQKAYIYGNDLGTDIKEVEIPEDMKAQAAEYYEKLVEAAADYDENIMMKFLEGEKPTEEELIRAIRKGTIAIEIFPVFLGSALKNKGVQLLLDGVVDYLPSPLDIPPIKGKTENGEEIERPADPNGPLAALAFKIMADPYVGRLTFVRVYSGTLKSGSYVQNTTKGKKERVARLLQMHANHREEVEELRAGELGAVVGLKETITGDSLVGDGDEPIILESIEIPEPVIDLAIEPKTKADQDKLGVALARLGEEDPTFRVSTDPETGQTIISGMGELHLEIIVDRLKREFKVDANVGKPQVAYRETITRPVDVEGKFVRQSGGRGQYGHVKIKAEPLGRGSGFEFVNAIVGGVIPREYIPAVQKGIEEAMQSGPLTGFPIVDIKVTLYDGSYHEVDSSEMAFKIAGSMAIKEAIEKGGAAILEPIMRVEVITPEEFLGSIIGDLNSRRGQIQGMEERGNARLVRAFVPLAEMFGYANDMRSMSQGRAQFSMFFDHYEQVPQNIAQKLIKGQ, from the coding sequence ATGTCTGTCAAGACTGGTTTTGACCTAAAACTCTTCCGCAACATCGGGATTGCGGCCCACATCGACGCCGGTAAGACCACCACTACCGAGCGCATCCTGTACTACACCGGGCGCATCCACAAAATCGGTGAGGTGCACGAAGGCGCTGCCACCATGGACTGGATGGAGCAGGAGCGCGAGCGTGGTATTACCATTACTGCGGCTGTAACCACCGCCAACTGGAAGCACAGCGGTACCGGCATCGAGCACCGCATCAACATCATTGACACCCCCGGCCACGTAGACTTCACCATCGAGGTTGAGCGCTCCATGCGGGTGCTGGACGGTGCAGTAGCGGTGTTCGACGCTTCGCAGGGGGTGGAGCCCCAGTCCGAAACGGTCTGGCGCCAGGCCGACAAGTACCGGGTGCCCCGCATTGCTTTCGCCAACAAGATGGACAAGACCGGGGCCGATATCTGGTTGGTGGTCAACACCATGAAGGAGCGCCTGGGGGCCAAGCCGGTGTTGATGCAACTGCCCATTGGCCGCGAGGATACCTTCAAGGGCATCGTGGATGTGCTGCGCCAGAAGGCTTACATCTACGGCAACGACCTGGGCACCGACATCAAAGAGGTTGAAATCCCCGAGGACATGAAGGCCCAGGCCGCCGAATACTACGAGAAACTGGTGGAAGCGGCCGCCGACTATGACGAGAACATCATGATGAAGTTCCTCGAGGGCGAGAAGCCCACCGAAGAGGAGCTCATCCGGGCCATCCGCAAGGGCACCATTGCCATCGAGATCTTCCCGGTCTTCCTGGGTTCGGCGCTCAAGAACAAAGGCGTGCAACTGCTCTTGGATGGGGTGGTGGACTACCTGCCTTCGCCGCTGGATATTCCCCCCATCAAGGGCAAAACCGAGAATGGCGAGGAAATCGAGCGCCCGGCTGACCCCAACGGCCCCTTGGCGGCCCTGGCCTTCAAGATTATGGCCGACCCCTACGTGGGCCGACTGACCTTTGTCCGGGTTTACTCCGGCACCCTAAAGTCGGGCTCTTACGTGCAGAACACCACCAAAGGGAAGAAGGAGCGCGTAGCTCGCTTGCTGCAGATGCACGCCAACCACCGCGAAGAGGTGGAAGAGCTGCGTGCGGGCGAGCTGGGTGCGGTGGTGGGACTCAAGGAAACCATCACCGGCGACTCGCTGGTAGGGGATGGAGACGAGCCGATTATCCTCGAGTCCATCGAAATCCCCGAGCCTGTGATTGACCTGGCCATCGAGCCCAAAACCAAGGCCGACCAGGACAAGCTGGGCGTGGCCCTTGCGCGTCTGGGCGAGGAAGACCCCACCTTCCGCGTCTCCACCGACCCCGAGACCGGCCAGACCATTATCTCGGGGATGGGTGAGCTGCACCTGGAAATCATCGTGGATCGCCTCAAGCGCGAGTTCAAGGTGGACGCCAACGTGGGCAAGCCCCAGGTAGCCTACCGCGAGACCATCACCCGCCCGGTGGATGTCGAGGGTAAGTTCGTGCGCCAGTCGGGTGGGCGTGGACAGTACGGTCACGTCAAGATCAAGGCCGAACCCCTGGGCCGCGGCTCGGGCTTCGAGTTTGTCAACGCCATCGTGGGTGGGGTAATTCCGCGCGAGTACATCCCGGCGGTGCAAAAAGGCATCGAGGAAGCCATGCAGTCGGGGCCCCTCACCGGTTTCCCCATTGTGGACATTAAGGTCACCCTCTACGACGGTAGCTACCACGAGGTGGACTCCTCCGAAATGGCCTTCAAGATTGCCGGTTCAATGGCCATTAAAGAGGCCATCGAGAAGGGTGGTGCGGCCATCCTCGAGCCCATCATGCGTGTTGAGGTCATCACCCCTGAGGAATTCCTGGGCTCCATCATCGGCGATCTTAACTCTCGCCGTGGGCAGATTCAGGGCATGGAAGAGCGCGGCAACGCCCGGCTGGTACGGGCCTTCGTTCCTCTGGCCGAGATGTTTGGCTACGCCAACGATATGCGCTCGATGAGCCAGGGCCGTGCCCAGTTCTCGATGTTCTTCGACCACTACGAGCAAGTGCCCCAAAACATCGCGCAAAAGCTGATCAAGGGGCAATAA